The Candidatus Omnitrophota bacterium DNA window CCTGCCGCGCCGTAAACTTCCCCGTATCGATAACATGATCGGATTTCGCGTACAACGGAGCGCGCTTAGCAAGAAGCATGCGTATTTTGAGTTTCGGATCCTCGTCGTTGAGGAGCGGACGGTGTTTATACTTCTTCGTGCGCTCCATCACTGTCCCTTCGTCGGCAGTAAGGCAGATGACGATACCCGCCGCCTTCAGGTTGACGAGGTTCTCTTCCCGTATGACGACCCCGCCGCCGGTATCGATCACGAGCCCATCCTGCCCGGAGACTTCGCGGACAACCTGGCTTTCGATATCGCGGAAATAGTCCTCGCCCTCCTCGGTAAATATCTCATTTATGGTGCGCTTCTCGCGCTTTTCTATGAGATCATCGATAGAGACGTAACGCATGCCAAGTTTATCGGCAAGCTGTATCGCTATCGTGGTCTTCCCTGTGCCCATGAATCCGATCAGAACTATATTTTTCATTAAATTTTCCTGACCTGCTCCATATATCCGCGATAATTGCGTTTAATCTCTGTAATCGAATCGCCGCTGAACTTCTCGATGAACGCGTTGGCGACCGCGACAGCCACTACGGCCTCGCCCACCACGCCCGCCGCGGGAACCGCGCAGACATCACTACGCTCCACCGTCGCTTTGAATGCCTTCTTCGTCTTTATATTGACGCTGACCAGAGGCTTCTTAAGTGTGGCTATCGGCTTCATGGCCGCGTGTATCATGATATCTTCGCCATTCGTCATGCCGCCCTCAATCCCACCGGCATTATTCGTCTTTCTGTAAAAGCCGCGCGCCTTCGAGTAAAATATTTCATCGTGGACAGCTGAGCCGCGACGCTCGGCGGTTCTAAAACCTTCGCCGAACCCAACCGCTTTGATCGCCTGTATCGACATGACAGCGCCGGCAAGAATGCTGTCGAGCCGCCTATCGTGCTGGGTATGACTGCCGAGTCCGGGCGGAACGCCGTTGACGACGACCTCAAAAATTCCTCCGAGGGTATCGCCGGAGGCCATCGCCATGTCGATATCCTTGCACATAAGCCGCGACGCCGCGGGATCGGCGCACCGCACCGCCGACTTTTCAGAAAGCGTAACGATCTGCGAAAACCCCAGGCTGTTGGGGCGCGACTGGACATTCCCGATCGCGGTAACGTGGCTCGTTACACGAATGCCGAATTCGGCCAAAAGTAGCTTGCAGACAGCCCCCACACCGACTCTCGAAACGGTCTCCCTCGCGCTCGCGCGTTCCAGGACATTGCGCATATCCTCGAAATCATACTTCATCGCACCCGCAAGATCCGCGTGCCCGGGACGCGGATGCAGGATCACTGGTAGTTCCTCTATGGACTGGTCGACATTCTCTATCATAAGCGATATGGGACTGCCTATAGTGCGCGAGCGCCGCAGGCCGGAGAGTATCTGTATCTTGTCCGCCTCGATCTTCATGCGTCCGCCCCGGCCATAGCCGGCCATCCGCCGCGCGAGCTCCCGGTTTATAACTGCTTCGTCAACCTTCAGCCCCGCCGGCATCCCGTCTAAGATCGCGAGCATACACTTTCCGTGTGACTCACCGCTTGTAAGATAGCGCAACATAGTCATCTCCCATGTCTTATAGATAACCTTCTGTCAACCGCGTAGGTAACCTGCGCGGTTGACGCGGTTATCTCAGGTTAAATTATCCCGCCGAAAAACATACTCAGTATCTGATTTCCGAAAAATATCGCTATTATCACCGCCAGCGAAAGGAACGGGCCGTATGGTATCGTTTCGGCGCCGCTCCGGATCTTGGAAATAATTCCCGGTATTACTCCGAGAAACGGCGCTATGAAAAACGTCAGCAGTACCAGTTTTAATCCGATGATCGAGCCTACAAACGCCATCAATTTCACGTCGCCGCCGCCCATCGCCTCTTTCTTAAACATAACTTTGCCGGCAACGCCCAGAAGATATATGCTCCCGCCTCCGGCGACAGCGCCTATAACCGAATTAAGGAGCGCCTTCATCCTGGCGGCCTCGCCAAGTATCGACGGGAACGCGAACGCCAGCGCAAGCCCAACCACTGCTCCGCCTATCGATATTTCGTCAGGTATCTCCTGTATCTCAAAATCAACGAATGTCGCGACGACTAATCCGCACGACATTACGGAATATGCCAAAAATTTAGCGGTAACGCCGAATTTCAAGAATAGCGCCGCGAGTAAAATCGCCGTCACCATCTCGACGATCGGGTACCTGAAAGATATCTTTGTCTTGCAAAACCTGCATTTCCCGCCCAGAACGATAAAGCTTACGACCGGGATATTGTCGTACCAGGCTATATCCTTTTCGCACGCCGGGCAATGGGACGCCGGGAATACGATGGACTTACCCTTCGGCATCCTGTACATGCAGACATTCAGAAAGCTTCCGATAAGCAAACCGAAGATAAACACAAAAACCGTTGTTAATATATACATCTGGCTCCTGTTACTTACTACCTACTGCTCGAGCTGATTCTCTCAGAGCTTCTTTGAGCGCCTTCCTCATCACACCGACCGGCGCCTTCGCCCCAGTCCATATCTCGAAAGCTATCGCCCCCTGATACAGAAGCATCCCCAGCCCCGTGGACGCGTGCAGTTTCAGCCGCGTCGCTTCTTTGACGAGCTGGGTCGACGGACGGTTATACACGAGGTCATAGACGTACTGCCCACGCCGCAGTAACGCCGTATCTACCGGCGACGGATCCGCATCCTTCATCCCGACCGGAGTCGTGTTGACCACAAGGGCCGAACATTTAAGCGCGTCGTTATACTCACCCCGCTCCACGACGACGAGCCGCGCCGGGTCGTAATATTTCCCATAATGCGCTTTTAGATCTCTGGTCTTCGTCCTGTCCACATCGAATACGTATATCTTTTTAGGGCCGTTGCCCAGATACATAATGCACGCGTGCGCCGCTCCGCCGGCACCTAAGAAAAACGCGGTTTTACCTTCCGGCTCGAACCCCAGATCCTCGACCAGCGACCGGTAAAATCCCGGGCCATCCGTATTGTAACCGCAAATAGACCCGTCCCCGGCGACCTTTACGGTATTGACAGCGCCGAGCCGCCTGGCATTCTCGTCGAGAGAGCCGGCGCGTTCGATATATTCCTTTGCTTTTATCTTATGGGGGACCGTTACGTTGAATCCGGAGATATTTACGGCGGGGGCATCCTTTAAAAAATCGTTCAGTTTTTCCGGCTCGACATCATAGAGAAGATATTCGGCGTCTATGCCAAGCGCGTGAAAGGCCGCGCCCTGCATAGCGGGCGAAAGCGAATGCCGGACGGGATGGCCGATAATTCCGTATTTTAATTTTGCCATTTACTGTCTTTTGTAAACGAGCTTATTTGCGGCGCTTAAATACGCCTTAACACTGGCTTCGATAATATCGGTAGATGCGCCGCGGCCGGAGACAATATTGCCCTTCGACGATATCTTAATCAAAACCTCGCCTAACGCGTCCTTACCGCTCGTGACACTCCGTATTTGATAGTCGAGTAGCTTGCCGGTCAGGCCGGTGATCTTATCAATCGCCTTGTAACAGGCGTCGACAGGGCCGTCCCCGCTCGAGGATGCCTCGAGTATTTTGTTATCGAATTTCAATTTTATGCTGGCGGTGGGCTTCACCTGGTCGCCGGACGAGATATAAAAATGCGCCAACCGGAACTTCTCCGGCATACGCGATATCTCCTCGTCCACGATAGCTTCGAGATCCTCGTCGAAGACTTCCTTCTTCTTATCTGCCAGGTTCTTGAACCGGTCGAACGCCACCTCTATCTGCTCTTTATTCAGGGTGAATCCGAGCTTCTTCAGTTGTTCCGCAAAGGCGTGCCTGCCGGAATGCTTGCCCAGCACAAAACGTGTCTCCTCGAATCCGACATCTTCGGGCCGCATTATCTCGTAGGTCGTCCTCTCCTTCATGACACCGTCCTGATGTATGCCGGACTCGTGGCTGAAGGCATTTGAACCGACGATCGCTTTATTAGCCTGCACGGCCATGCCGGTCAATTTCGACACCATCCGGCTCGTCTTGTATAATTCTGTAGTTTTGATGCCGGTGGTCATGCCTTTAAATATATCGTTTCGCGTCTTTATAGCCATGACGATCTCTTCTAAGGAAGCGTTGCCGGCCCTCTCGCCCAGGCCGTTTATCGTGCATTCTATCTGCCCGGCGCCATTCAACACGGCTGAGAGTGAATTAGCCACACCCAGCCCCAGGTCGTTATGGCAATGGACGCTAATAACGCACTTTTCGATATTCGGCACATTATTCTTTAAGCCTTTGATTATCTCTGCAAATTCGAACGGCGTCGTGTAACCGACCGTATCGGGAATATTCATCGTCGTAGCTCCGGCGTCTATAGCCGCCTCGACTACTTTACACAAAAATCCGATATCGGTTCGCGAAGCGTCTTCTGCGGAAAACTCGATGTCGCGGCATTTACGGCGGGCGTATTTCACGCTCGCGACCGCCAACTTTAATATCTCATCCTCGGCCTTCTTTAATTTATACTTCATGTGTATCTTCGAGGTCGCCAGGAAGACGTGGACACGCGGCCGGCCGGATGCCTTCACGGCATCGTAAGCGGCGTCTATATCCTTTTCGATAGCGCGAGCTAAGCCACATATGACAGGCCCCTTCACCTCCCGGGCTACCGCCCGGACACTTTCAAAGTCGCCGGGGCTGGATATGGGAAAACCCGCCTCAATAACGTCGACGCCCAAGACAGCCAGTTGCCTGGCTATCTCGAGCTTCTCGTTAATATTGAGACTGGCGCCCGGCGATTGCTCGCCATCGCGCAGTGTCGTATCGAATATTATTATTTTCTCACTCATAACGCCATCCTGTTATCGAGGTATTCGTGCTTAAGCTACGGCCGAAGCGAAGCACGATGCCGAGATCTTTATTTTTCCATCCATGGCATCATCTTGCGCAGATCCGAACCGACCTTCTCTATCCTGTGGGCGCACTCGCTTTTCAGGATCGAATTATAGTTGGGCCTGCCATCCTCGTTCTCTTTTATCCATTCTCTGGCAAATTTGCCGCTCTTTATCTCTTTGAGTATCTTCTGCATAACCTTACGCGTCTTGTCGGTTATTATTCTCTTGCCACGAGTAATATCGCCGTAGCACGCCGTGTTAGAAACTCTCGAA harbors:
- a CDS encoding prepilin peptidase translates to MYILTTVFVFIFGLLIGSFLNVCMYRMPKGKSIVFPASHCPACEKDIAWYDNIPVVSFIVLGGKCRFCKTKISFRYPIVEMVTAILLAALFLKFGVTAKFLAYSVMSCGLVVATFVDFEIQEIPDEISIGGAVVGLALAFAFPSILGEAARMKALLNSVIGAVAGGGSIYLLGVAGKVMFKKEAMGGGDVKLMAFVGSIIGLKLVLLTFFIAPFLGVIPGIISKIRSGAETIPYGPFLSLAVIIAIFFGNQILSMFFGGII
- the aroE gene encoding shikimate dehydrogenase, which codes for MAKLKYGIIGHPVRHSLSPAMQGAAFHALGIDAEYLLYDVEPEKLNDFLKDAPAVNISGFNVTVPHKIKAKEYIERAGSLDENARRLGAVNTVKVAGDGSICGYNTDGPGFYRSLVEDLGFEPEGKTAFFLGAGGAAHACIMYLGNGPKKIYVFDVDRTKTRDLKAHYGKYYDPARLVVVERGEYNDALKCSALVVNTTPVGMKDADPSPVDTALLRRGQYVYDLVYNRPSTQLVKEATRLKLHASTGLGMLLYQGAIAFEIWTGAKAPVGVMRKALKEALRESARAVGSK
- the aroC gene encoding chorismate synthase, translating into MLRYLTSGESHGKCMLAILDGMPAGLKVDEAVINRELARRMAGYGRGGRMKIEADKIQILSGLRRSRTIGSPISLMIENVDQSIEELPVILHPRPGHADLAGAMKYDFEDMRNVLERASARETVSRVGVGAVCKLLLAEFGIRVTSHVTAIGNVQSRPNSLGFSQIVTLSEKSAVRCADPAASRLMCKDIDMAMASGDTLGGIFEVVVNGVPPGLGSHTQHDRRLDSILAGAVMSIQAIKAVGFGEGFRTAERRGSAVHDEIFYSKARGFYRKTNNAGGIEGGMTNGEDIMIHAAMKPIATLKKPLVSVNIKTKKAFKATVERSDVCAVPAAGVVGEAVVAVAVANAFIEKFSGDSITEIKRNYRGYMEQVRKI
- a CDS encoding shikimate kinase; translation: MKNIVLIGFMGTGKTTIAIQLADKLGMRYVSIDDLIEKREKRTINEIFTEEGEDYFRDIESQVVREVSGQDGLVIDTGGGVVIREENLVNLKAAGIVICLTADEGTVMERTKKYKHRPLLNDEDPKLKIRMLLAKRAPLYAKSDHVIDTGKFTARQ
- a CDS encoding 2-isopropylmalate synthase, with translation MSEKIIIFDTTLRDGEQSPGASLNINEKLEIARQLAVLGVDVIEAGFPISSPGDFESVRAVAREVKGPVICGLARAIEKDIDAAYDAVKASGRPRVHVFLATSKIHMKYKLKKAEDEILKLAVASVKYARRKCRDIEFSAEDASRTDIGFLCKVVEAAIDAGATTMNIPDTVGYTTPFEFAEIIKGLKNNVPNIEKCVISVHCHNDLGLGVANSLSAVLNGAGQIECTINGLGERAGNASLEEIVMAIKTRNDIFKGMTTGIKTTELYKTSRMVSKLTGMAVQANKAIVGSNAFSHESGIHQDGVMKERTTYEIMRPEDVGFEETRFVLGKHSGRHAFAEQLKKLGFTLNKEQIEVAFDRFKNLADKKKEVFDEDLEAIVDEEISRMPEKFRLAHFYISSGDQVKPTASIKLKFDNKILEASSSGDGPVDACYKAIDKITGLTGKLLDYQIRSVTSGKDALGEVLIKISSKGNIVSGRGASTDIIEASVKAYLSAANKLVYKRQ